TGCTGCTTCTGATGTTGACATCATGTCATCATCGGTGCTAGAGTGTGAATCCAGCAGCTGTGCGCGCTGTTTAGCCTTCAGTCTGCTTGTAGCATTCTCCCGCCTTGGGGGGTCCGGGGTGTCCTGGATTGTAAATATTTAATTTAGAAAACACTCAATAGTTATAGAGTTTTTAACTTACTTCATTGCTGTCATTGCCACTAGATGACGATACTTCCACAGGAGGAACCGGTAACCTCTTTCTTGAGGTTTCCTCGTGTGCTGCTTCATACGTCTCTGTTAGAGCAACAAAAGACAAGTCGGTTACATATGTTCCACCAGCAAAACAATCTCTACACTACAGAAATGCTGTCAGCATCCTAACGGTGTGACTTTTAAGCGAGGGTGTTAACAAAAGGCTCTATAGCTTTTTCCCAATCTGTTTATGACTTTTCAGAATCCTCAAAATGCTACTCGCACCGCATaggtgcctttttctttttcttagctgCCTCTCATTAGTGGCACCTAAAGTTCAGCTAGTGCTTCACTTATGGCGCGCAAAGGAATTACAACTGCGAGCAACATAATTCGGAAAACAAGAAAGGTTTAGTTGACGATCTAACACATGTATTTGATCCATACCCCTTTCGTTGCGTTCCTCGTTATACCAGCGCAGACTAGCTAGGTACCATGCACAGCTAGGTTATCGCAAACACAAAGGATGCATTGTAGGAACAAACTTTTCTAAACGCACGTCTAGCTCCATGCACGGTAAAAGGCGTGCGATGCACATGGAGCTACGACCATGTTAGGACTACTGCGGTCAATGCTAGTTTTTAAAATAGCTACACAACACAAATAAGAACATCTACATCGCTTagctttacagaaaaagaaaggaaaaactgtAAACTTACCGAACAGCTTAACAACTTGGGCGCCGAAGAAGTCGTCCTGCACGTCGTCCTGCCATTTCACGTCGTACACCTTTTTTGGCCTGAAATCCTTCAGGTGTGACGGCGTGAAGTTTTTTATGTCGCTGATGGGCAGAATGTGCCGTTTACCGTCGTCGATAAATCTGACGTACGCATAGTACATCGGCCCGGCGTGCTCGTTCTTTTTGCCCGAATGCATCGCAGTCCTGTCACTGTGCACACACGTGCGTGCACGCTACACAAACAGATGAAGCGGATGTTGCGGATGTGCAACACGGCGTGAAAATgcaaatggcggctatgacgtatTTCCGGATTTCAAAATTTATTATCCTTCGAGATTTGTAGGTGGTATTCAGGAATCACCTAAATTATTACCACCTCCTGTTTTTGCTAAGCAAAGGGTTTTGtagtcagattttttttttagttttatctAACAACGGTCACGTGATTGCTCCGATCCAACTGGAGGCTGGATATCGTCTCAGCTGTCGTGTTATTGGTGTTATTATGTGTTATATCGTTGCTAAAACATGCACCTCGTTGTCGTTGCTTGCTCGTGGACGTTGTTCTTTTTTCTAGCAAATTGTGTTAAATTTGCGCTCGATGTGGCACACCTGTCTTAGCTGCAGTGTGCTGCTCATTTGCTGCGTCAGATAAGAGCACCAGCGCATCGGAAGCAGTGCGACAATCGACTTCGTTGTGTATACATAGCGGAGTGCAGTGCCGCGTTGCTCGTCATCTAGCTATGGATGCAAGCACTTCTAAACCTGTAAAAAAAAAGCGGAAGATTTACCTTGAGCCGAATGCGCGCTGTGATCTGCCAAGAACAACCAAATGGCGCGCAAAAACACTTTCGCGACGAGAGGAGTCTGCCGAACTTGCCGCCGACGGATCCGCATCGCCCACACCCGCTGAACCTGACGAACCTAGTCAAACTTCGAGCGAGAGCACGGACTGCTTGCACGCGTCCAGTGTTGCGCAGGACGGACACCAAGACGCAACCAGCAGTGTCGGTACGTAATCTTCACGTTTAGTTTCTCACACAATCCGCGGTCCATTAATGCGCTTTTTAAAATAGCCGAAGTTTTGTCATCAGGCGTGCAATGCTCGATTGCTTTGAAGCTTTTAATACGGGGGCAAAACTTCCTGATAGGACGTGCTACATGTCCTCACGTATAATTTTTACAAACTGCCATGATAATGTTATATTTGCTAGGGGCTTTCCATTCATCACACCCGAGGATTGTGTGGCAGTATTATGTTAGGAGGTGCGGTTTAGTAATGGGAGAAAGTAAGTTAGCTCTGTATGGTGGCTACTTCAGCAAAGGTTATTCAGCCTTGAAAATGTCATGCTTCTCATGATGACGCCTGTACTCCGCTTTCAGTCCAACTAAATGTGCTGTATTGTTTCCGTGCAGACAGTGACGGCATCGATCTGGATGATGAGACCGCCTCGGACGACGTTGACATGTGCAGTGGAGAAGTGCCGAAGGATGACTGGAGTACATTGTCGCAAGCAACACTGCCCAATTCTGTGCTTACTGTCGCTGAAGCACTGTTGAGCATTCTAACATTCTGCATATCTGCTGGCCTCAATTGGAGTCAAATGGAAGATCTGGTTAAGCTGGTGAACTTCTTGCTTGGAGAGACTGTTATACCCTGTTCACGGCACCTTCtaaaaaaaatgtgggaaacTTCAGACACTGTGTGCCATCATTTCTTTTGTTCATCATGCAAGACCTATGCCGGGAAGCGAGCTGCCCAAGACATCACTTGCAGTAATTGTagtgaaaatgtctgtttatCAAATTTCAAGAAGAGCAACTTCTTTTCCACGCTTAGTGTAAAGAAACAGCTAGAAGATCTCCTCATGAGCAAATCGGTAGCACAGGCATTATTTGATCAGCTGAGTAGCCCTGGAAGTGCATCATGTTTATTAAGAGACATCACTGACGGCACATTGCTGAAGAAGTGCCGAAAGCACTCAGAATGGGCTGACATAACCATCACCGTGAACACAGATGGTGCAAGGGTGTTCAACTCTTCAAAAGACAGCCTTTGGCCAATTCAGTTGGTGGTGAACGAACTGCCAGTACTCTTGAGGTGGAGTAATGTGCTTTTGGGTGGAGTTTGGTTTGGCCGTGGCCACCCAGACATGCAGCTTTTCTTTGGGACCTTTGTTAAGGAGCTCAACGAAATGGGTGCTGTTGTCTGGAGGTGTGGCTCTCGCATCATGAAGTCTGTAGTGCGTGTGGCATGCGTCTGTGTTGATGCCCCTGCCCGTGCCCTCGTCCTCCACATGAAGCAGTTCAATGGACATTATGGTTGCAGCTTCTGCTTGGAGCGTGGAACATTTCTTCATGGTGAGCATTTGAATTTCAGATATCTTTCACTATTGCACCATTCATTAGTGTGTACGGGCATGCAATGTAAGCTGATGGATTTCAGGGACGTCGTAACGACTCTGAAGTTTTCCACTTGTGTCATTTAAGCCTGAACAAGATTTAATGCTTATCTTTCAATTATTGCCGCAGATTTCAAATATGAATTCAAGCTAGTACTTGGTGCACTTACTTCCATTTAAACCTTGGCCACTATGCTTTTATCTTTCTAATAGGTGCTCTTCGGTATGTGCTACCTGGCAGTGATGCACAGGAAGCTGCGTCTGAAAGAAGCACTGCTGGAATGAAGCAGGATGCGAAGGAAGCAAGCCGATGTGGAGCTCCAGTGAATGGAGTGAAGGGGTCTACAGCACTCTCAAAGCTTGATGCTTATGATGTTGTTTGGGGAACATGTCCAGACTACATGCATGTTGTTCTTGAAGGTGTATCAAAACAGTTTTGTGCTATGTGGCTACAATCTACAGGCTCTCAATACTATATTGGCTCAAGAAAAACAATCGAACATTTAAATTCAAGAATTTTAGCCATGAAGCCACCAAATTGGTTTACCCGCTTACCTCGCAAATTATCGGATTACAGTATGTGGAAAGCAAGCGAATGGAAATGGTGGCTTTTGCATTATTCCCTCCCGACTTTGACTGGCATCTTGCCCACAAGGTATGTGAAACACTTCAGCCTACTTGTGCAAGGTATTTACATCCTTCTAAAAGATGAAATCACCAACGATGACATCATAACTTCATCTGATGCTCTGTCTGAGTTTGTTGCACACACACAGATGTTATATGGGACTTCTGCAATGACGTTCAATGTGCATGGGCTCCTCCATTTGCCAAAAAGTGTCGCTAAACTTGGTCCGCTTTGGTCCCATTCTTCATTTGTATTTGAAAATGGGAATGGCACTCTTGTTAAGCTTGTTGCCGGAGCCTGTGGTGTTCCCCTTCAAATATTGGAGCGTTATGTACTGTCAAGAAAATTGAAGACTCTGCCCTACAGCTTGCAACTTTCACCTCAGTCACAGATCTACTTTGGTTTGCAAAAACCAACCACTGGCAGTGGAATGATGTTGCTAGGAATTGGCAGACGTTGCACAGATGCGGAGTACCAGAATCTTGTGCTCAGGCTCGGCCATCCACCAGAAGTGCTTGTGGAATATTACAGAGCTCTCATTTCAGGGCAGATGGTACACTCTGTGAACTACAAAAGGCCTCAGAGGACTTTTAATGCTGCCTTTGTTAGCAGATCTGGCAAATTTTTTTTAGTCAATAGGATGTTTGATGGAGCTAGCTCTGATGCTATTCTGGAATGCCAGGAATTAATCCCATCCCAAAAGCTTTTTGCCTCGCACATTTTAGTTTGTACAAAAAGCACAGACTTTGCTTTTGTCCATTCAAGTGACTTTTACCGTTTGTGTGTGTTTATGGAGGTAGAAGGCACAATTTTTGTCTCCACAATTCCAAATCTTCATGAAAAAGACTAGTAGCCAATTCATGCAGATCCTTTGTTCTTAAATGTGTATCACTCTGTCTGTTTGTCTCAACAGTGCATTTTATTCGCCCTGTAGAACATTTTATTGTCCTAATAAAAGACTACCATATACCTGTAGCACTTCCTATTGGACATCTATTGGACCCATGCATCCTGCTATGGGACCTGTAGCACTTCCTATTGGACCCATGTATCCTGCTATGGGACCTGTAGCAATTCCTGTTGGACATCTATTGGACCCATGCATCCTGCTATGGGACCTGTAGCACTTCCTATTGGACCCATACATCCTGCTATGGGACCCATATGTTTTTTATTGGACCAATAAAGATTTCTATTGGAATTTTTcctagggcccccccccccctggctacgcccctgccgttgtagactctcttggggcaactaatacaagtacatatgcaaggtacccactacgccataaatcatcgtaatttttcttaattatcgaagcattatgtgcactttgtgctgtgactgataacgatgaagactTAGACcattgtaacgggttggaagcatacaaCGATCGAcacgttgcgcagttcgcattgtgtgacgccaggttgttattctactcttctgccacgctatataacatatgttaacacgattccttgcccgacatatgacgcctgtacagagtatttttgcgaaggagttacaagcaccagcggggcactgtggtggaatactcgactgccgggCAGAGGACGCGGGTtaatccgatcctagaaatttgcttctcatttaaatttttattgtttcgcgcgaaagcggttacggacaccggcggcggcggacaactatggcgccaaaatcgcctgttgcgatctcataacagctttcgctgtaacaaacttcagcgccgacaatgccctctccacgctggccggcctgacaggtgcgcaaaagtccacttgcgttaatataaacatctctggttgccattgttttcgtttttcgcacaatttgaacATTGCTTTAAAATTCCTGCCGGAGGTACGCGCGAATACTGTACCcagagatatgcataattgctcctcagttgttccggattgccaatgacctcagttgttccggattgccaagttttctcgtgaaccgaaaaacgaattaaaaaaaattaggtttcacttcggaacgaaataatatataacgtttcggttacgttttcgttccggtcaaaaatatcgtttttttcgtttttcgtttttggttttcgttccgttccgacaccctgctctcTACACacaacttgcaactacgtcacaccttttcaaattctcacgccagggaggcgccctattgaaatgcgcgccgtctaacgtgcaagattggcgaaatcgccatcttgggctgcgcgtactcgaaccggcgcgctatctgttgatgtgaggtccctgctaaagcctgtgtttgctgatttttcgtttctttaaggtGTTTTGcttggtatcgtcgctgccattgacttattcgtcgctgtctgaaccgttcagcggcacgcattcgcccgtgcgacgcaagaattagctccgcgtctgtgaacggcagtgcttcgtcgtcggtaccagtagcagccagcgtagtaccaggtcgatcacggcgtgaagtgctaataatcggtaactagagcgttcttgcagccagcgcctcctctatttttcagtgcctgggcgaacgctctcctcgggccgtcgagcgcgcgctccgcgtccgctcgccgctgccgcgtggtggcgctgtgcaagtagactacgttagggtgccttgatgcgcgttttgttgcgcgttttgtccagggtgaggacatctgcggcgtctactgcggcgcggctgccatattttagcccacggcttcttaccggcgtctcaccgctctacggcagctgcgctgagaggcacgagacgcggggcaaaaaatggcgtcttggcggcatcagccccttcaaagaatggca
This window of the Rhipicephalus sanguineus isolate Rsan-2018 chromosome 2, BIME_Rsan_1.4, whole genome shotgun sequence genome carries:
- the LOC119382286 gene encoding uncharacterized protein LOC119382286, with translation MCSGEVPKDDWSTLSQATLPNSVLTVAEALLSILTFCISAGLNWSQMEDLVKLVNFLLGETVIPCSRHLLKKMWETSDTVCHHFFCSSCKTYAGKRAAQDITCSNCSENVCLSNFKKSNFFSTLSVKKQLEDLLMSKSVAQALFDQLSSPGSASCLLRDITDGTLLKKCRKHSEWADITITVNTDGARVFNSSKDSLWPIQLVVNELPVLLRWSNVLLGGVWFGRGHPDMQLFFGTFVKELNEMGAVVWRCGSRIMKSVVRVACVCVDAPARALVLHMKQFNGHYGCSFCLERGTFLHGALRYVLPGSDAQEAASERSTAGMKQDAKEASRCGAPVNGVKGSTALSKLDAYDVVWGTCPDYMHVVLEGVSKQFCAMWLQSTGSQYYIGSRKTIEHLNSRILAMKPPNWFTRLPRKLSDYSMWKASEWKWWLLHYSLPTLTGILPTRYVKHFSLLVQGIYILLKDEITNDDIITSSDALSEFVAHTQMLYGTSAMTFNVHGLLHLPKSVAKLGPLWSHSSFVFENGNGTLVKLVAGACGVPLQILERYVLSRKLKTLPYSLQLSPQSQIYFGLQKPTTGSGMMLLGIGRRCTDAEYQNLVLRLGHPPEVLVEYYRALISGQMVHSVNYKRPQRTFNAAFVSRSGKFFLVNRMFDGASSDAILECQELIPSQKLFASHILVCTKSTDFAFVHSSDFYRLCVFMEVEGTIFVSTIPNLHEKD